GCACGTCGAGCAGCGCGATGTCGACGCCGACCAGCGCGTCCTGAACGACGCCCTCGGCGTCGGGATCGGTCGGTTTCGCGACGATGGCGAGCACGTCGCCGCCGACGAACACGTCGAAGGCGTCTATCGTCTCGGCGTCTTCGAGCGCCGCCTCGACGGGGCCGGGCTTGGCCTCGCCGACGACGACCTCGACGGAGTCGTAGCCGCGCAGGTACTCCAGGTCGATCCCCAGCTCGGCGAACGGCTCCATCCGGTCGATCTCCTCCTGCCGGTCGCGGATCGCGTTCTGGAGCTCGTCGCGCTGGTCGTTGAGGTCGTTGACCCGGTCGCGGACGCGTTCGAGCTCCGCTTCGAGCTCGTCGTCGTCCAGCGGTCGCGCGACCTCGGCGTCGTCCTCGTCGACATCAAGGATGCTTTCGAGCGACCGCACCGTCACGAGCCGCTCGTTCAGCGTCTCGGCCCCCTCGAGCGAGGTCCCGGGCTCGAACCCCTCGTACCGCTCGTCGTAGTCGGTGACGTGCAGGGAGTGGTGGGAGTACGCCGCCTCGATGACGTCGTCGATGACGCGCTTCGAGCCCGTCACCGACACCCGGCTCATCCGCTCAGGCCTGAGCATCCACCGCCTCCTCGGCCTCCTCGTGAACCGCCGCCTCGAACCGTTCGACGGCGTAGTCGACGGCCGATTCCACACGGTCGCGGGCCTCGCGTTCGAGCTCGTCGCGGTCCGAACGCCCCGATTCGAGGATCTCCTCGCGCCGCTCCTCGATCTCCTCTCGGGCCGTTTCGAGCCGCTCTTGGGCCTCGGAGTCAGCCTCCTCCTCGGCCTCGGCGCGGATCTCGTCCGCGCGGTTACGAGCCTCGGCGAGGCGCTCTTCGGCGTCCGATTCAGCGTCCGCGATGATCTCGTCCGCCTCCCGTTCGGCCTCCTTGATCGAGTTGAGCACCTCTGGTCTCGCCATGCTACTAATCGCCTGAAACTCTACAAGCGACGTATAAGGTGTTTGCGAAAGCCCGCGGGGTTTCGCGCGGATTCCGGGGCGATTCCGGGCGGATATCGGACGGAACTCGGCGGACGCGCCAGCCGAGTCCGGGCGTCGCCGCCTACATTTAAGTAGCAGTCGCCGGACCGTCACCGTATGGCAACGGTGTATGCGGTCGCGTCGGCGAAAGGTGGGGTCGGAAAGACCACCACGACCGCCGCGCTGGCGACGATCCTGGCGGAGTCGGGGGCCGACGTCGTCGCGATCGACGCCGACCTCGGCATGGCGAACCTCGCGAGCGCCGTCGGGGTCACGCCCGGCGAGACCACGGTTCACGACGTGCTCGCGGGCGAGGCCGAGCCCGCCGCGGCGGTCCGCGAGGGCCCGTCCGGGCTCCGGGTCGTGCCGGGCGCGACGCACCTCGACGCGTACGCGGCCGCGGACCCGTCGGGACTTCGTCAGGTTGTCGAGGCGTTCGACGACGCCGATTTCGTGTTCGTCGACGCCGGCGCGGGGCTGTCGCACGACTCCACGCTCCCGCTGGCGATCGCCGACGAGACGCTGCTCGTCTCGACGCCGGAGCGGAGCGCCCTCGGCGACACCGAGAAGACGCGACAGCTGACCGAGCGCCTCGGCGGGACGGTCGCCGGTGCCGCGATCACCCGCGTGACCGACGACACGGACGAGGTCGTCACCGCCCTGCTCGACGCTCCCGTTCTCGGTCGGATCCCGGACGACGAGGCCGTGGGGCGGGCCGCGGCCGCGAACCGCCCCCTGTCAGCCGTCGCGGCCGACGCGCCGGCGACGCGGGCGTACCGCGACTTGGCCCGGGCGCTGACCGGCGTCGACGTCGCCGGGGCCGGACTCGACGGCCCCGCGGCCGAGGCGGCGAGCGGGGCGCGTTCCGGTGACGGCGTAGACGACGGCGACGGGAGCGGAATCGACGGGGAAAGCGGAGACGGCGACGGGAGCGACGACGACGAGGAGCGCGCGGTCGAGGACGAGACCGCCGACGAAACGGACGCGACGGACGGCGACGCGGACGACGACGGTCCGGTGACCGACGACGCGGTGATCGTCGACGACGAACCGGAGCCGGCGGCCGGCGACGAGGGAGGAGAGCCCTCTGAGGGGGACGAGGGGACGCCCGCTCCCGACGACGACCGACCGGCGGACGAGGACGACATCATCGTCGCGGACCCCGATGCGACTGGGGTGACGGAGCCGGGCGACGGCGACGACATCATCGTCGCGAGCGAGGACGAGGCCGACGCCGATGCGGTGGACGACGATGTTACGGACGCGGGCGACGCCGAAGCGGCCGGGGCGGGCCACGCCGAAGCGGCCGAGGCCGAGTCCGCCGACGCCGATCCGACCAACGCCGAGTCCGCCGATGTCGAACCGACCGACGCCGACGAGGCCACGGACACCGGTCGCGACGAGGACGACGCCGAGAGCGTGACAGAGGACCGCGGGAGCGTCGGCGACGAGGACGCCGAGACCGGAGCGGACGCTGGCACCGAGACCGGCGAGGACGACGACTCCGACGCGATCCCGGACGCGGACGAGACCGCGCGGGCGACGGCGGCCGAGCGGACCGAGTCGGACGACGACATCGAGGACGAACTGGCCGGCAGCATTCCGTTCCGCGACGACGACACCGGGACGATGAACACCGTGCTGTCGGAGGAGGCGGAGGGCGGCGACGACCCCGACGGGAGCGCGGACGACGACGGCGACGGGACGACGGCGGACGACGACGAGGACGACGGAGACGGGGAGGACGGCGGGTTCTTCAGCCGGCTACTCGGTCGGTAGAAACGGGGGAGGCGTCTCCGTCGTCGCGGAGAACGGGCGGAGAATGGGCGGAAACGAGCGGGACGGAAGGCGAGCGCGGAACCGCGCTGCGGATCAGGCCTCCGACGGCGCGCGGGCGCGGTCGCGGATCAGCTCGCGGATCTCCTCGGGGTCGGTGACGTCGGCGAGTTCCTCGCAGGAGACGAGGGCCGTTCCGTCGACCGACTCGCGCTTCTCGTCCTCCTCGGTGAAGTACACCGAGCGGGTCTGGGCCACCTCGCCGATGGAGGACATGATCCGGGCGCGCTTCTCGGCCGCGGCGGTGAACGCCGAGTGGCCGGTGAGCACGCGCGTCTCGGGGCTGTCGTCGTCCTCGGAGACCGCCTTGAACGGCGCGCGGGCGGTCGGGTGGACGGTGAAGCCGGCGCTCGTGAGCACGTGGAGGACGTGTTCGTCGTCGGGGTCCGCCTCGGGCGCGGACGGCGTCGGCTCTGCGTCGCGGACATCGTCCGCGCCCTCCAGCACGTCGACCGGGCTGGAGAACGGCTGATCGAACAGCTCTTCTAACTGGATCGCCACCTCGATGGAGGCGTTCATCCCGTCCTCGTACTTCGAGACGGTGCGTCGGGAGACGCCGAGTTCGGTCGCGAGGCGGCCGAGCGACCAGCCGCGCTCCTCGCGCTCGTCCGCGAGGAGGTCGCCGTCGAGGCTGACGTACAGGCCGCCGGGGGCCGCGTAGATGAGCGGCGGCATCCCCTCGACGAACAGGTCGTAGGCGGTGTCCGGGTTGATCACCGGCACGCCGTGTCTGAAGTAGACGACGCCGGGCTTCAGCTCCTCGTCGCGGGTGCGGACCCCGATCACCATCGGCGTTCCCCTGAGGTACTCGCCGAGCCGGCGCATCTCCGCGCCGGTCTCCGCGTCGAGCGCGTCGACGTTGCCGAGTATCTTCAACAGGAGGAGGTCCTCGTCGCGCCGGGCCGCCACGTCGAAGCTCTTGGGCCGGACCGCACACCGGTCGCTGACGAGGAACCCTGCGTCCTCCAGCATCGCGGTGACGTTCCCGATGAGCGCAGTCCGGGACATAGCCGGAACAAGCGGCTCGGCGTATATATGCGTTGTGTCGTCCGCCTCCCGACGAAACCACCGCCCGCCTGCGATTTTCCCCGTTCGGGCCGGGAAACGGTTAAATACTCCGTGAGTGCTGGTTAGCGGTTCGGCGGAGGGAGAAGGCGACCCACCCGGCCTCGAAAGGGGCTTGACCCGCCGCCGCGAACGTCGTCGCATGCCGATCGTCGCCGTCGACGACACCGACTCCCGCGAGCGCGGGATGTGCACGACGTACGTGGCGACGCGGATCGCGGAGCGGCTCGCGGCCGCCGGCGGCCGGGTCCGGCGACGCCTCCTCGTCCGCCTGAACCCGGCCGTGAAACACAAGACCCGGGGGAACGCCGCGGTCGCGCTCCACGTCACCGGCGTCGAGGCGGAGCGGGCCGCGGCGGTGGCCGTCGAGGCGGTCGACGAGTTCGCCGCCGCGTCGGACCCGCGGACCTCCCCGGGCGTGGTCGTCGCCGACCGCGGCGTCGCGGGCGACCCCTTCGGCCCGACCGGCTCGCCGATTCCGGACGCGGTCGCCGAGTTCGCCCGGCGGGCGCTCCGCGAGCGCCTCTCCGTCGCGGAGGCGGTCGAGCTGGCAGACGAACACGACTTCCGGCACGCCGCGGTCGGGTCCGCGGGCGGCGCGGGCGAGGGCGAGTCGGTCGCCGGCCGGGGGCGGGTCGGCGCGCTGGCCGCGGTGGGCGCGCCCGCCGCGTTCGACGACTGGACGGTCGAGCGGATCTCCTACCGCGAACTCGACCGCTGCGGGACGCCCCGCGACGTCGACGTCGAGAGCGTCTTCGCCGCCGCCGAGGAGGGGTATCCGACCGTCTGGGACACCGTCGACCGGGAGACCGGCGCTGCCGTCTGCGTCCCAAACGCCCCCGGCCCGATCCTCCACGGGATCCGGGGCGACGACGCCGACGCGTGCCGGGCGGTCGCGGCCGCGATCGACGGCGAGGCGGTCGACCGCGCCGCGACGTTCCTGACGAACCAGGGGACCGACGCCCACCTCGCGCCGGGGCGGATCGGCGACCTGCGCGACGGCGCGGGCTACCGCGTCGCGGGCGTCGTCGCGGGGGCGCCGGAGACGAGACGGGGGGGTCACGTCCACGTCGCGGTCGCGGACGACCGGGGCGGAGGCGACCGTGGACGGGAGGGCGACGGGGCGGACACCGACGCCCTCCGCGCCGTCGCGTTCGCGCCCACCGGCCGGTTCCGCGACCGGGTCCGGTCGCTGCGCCCCGGCGACCGCGTCACCCTCTGCGGCGAACACGAGGTGCGGGCGGACGCCGACGGACCGGCGAGCACCCTGAAACTGGAGAAGTTCGCCGTCCGCGACCTCGTTCGGACCGAGCCCGCCGTGCCGACCTGTCCCGACTGCGGGCGCTCGATGTCCTCGGCGGGGCGGGATCAGGGGTACCGGTGTCGGGACTGCGGGACGCGCGCGGCGGGGAAAGTCGAGACGCCGGTCGACCGCGACCTCGACCCGGGCTGGTACGAGGTGCCGCCGAGCGCGCGCCGCCACGTCGCGAAGCCGCTCGTCCGCGGCGGGTTCGACGCGCCGACGCACCCGGAGCGGTGACGGGGCCGTCGAGCCCGACTCGCCCGGAGCGATGAAGTGGTCCGCGCGAGAGCGGACGGACGTGACCGGAATCGTCTTCCACGCGACGGAGCGACGCGACGCGGTCGTCGAGTTCTACCGCGACCGGCTGACCGCGACGGTGCGGCTCGAACAGCCGGACTGTACGATACTGGAGTTCGACGGCTTCCTGTTCGGCTTCTGCGAGCGCGCCGAGGCCGACGACTGCGGCATCCTCACCTTCGTCTACCCCGACCGAGACGGGGTGGACGCCGCACGGGACCGGCTCGGCGACGCGGTCGTGGAGGAGCCGCGGGAGAACGAGACGTACGACATTTACCAGTGTTTCGCCCGGGACCCCGAGGGCCGGACCGTCGAGTGTCAGGCGTTCCTCGACGACGCCGTCGACATCGAGTAGGCGGCGATCGGCGGGCCGGGGGACCGCGCCCGCTCACTCGTCGAGGTCGTGGGCGTCGCGCCACGCGGCCGCCCGCTCCGCGGCCGCCTCGGCGTCGTCGAACCGCTCGCGCTCGTAGGCCGACTCGTCGGCCGCCTGCTCCATCACGTCGAGGCGGACGACGAAGCCGCCGTCCGCGCGCTCGCGCAGTCTGACCGTCGCGTAGCCGTCCGACCGCTCCCACTCGGTGACCGTGCCGTCCTCGCGCTCCAGCGACCAGCTCATACCCCGCCGGACGCGCCCCGCGGCTAAAGCGGTGGGGTTCCGCGGTCGGACGGGGGACGGGATTCCGCGGTCGGGTCAGTCGCCCGCGCTCGGCGAGCGGTCCACACCCGGCGTCTCCGCCGCCTCCGGCGTGGCGGCGTACCCGCACACCGGGCAGACGACGTAGCCGAGCGAGTCGTACGGGACCGACGTCGAGGGGGCGGTCACGTCGCACTCGGGGCAGTCGAACGTCGCGGCGTTGTCGGTCGACATGCGAACACATACCGGTCGATCGCCCCTAGTTATGCGCCGCTTGCTGTCGCGTCAACGCCACCCTACTTATATACCGAGTCCGAATCCCGTCGCGTGACCGACGACGCACACGCGGGCGGGTCGACGGCGGGAGAGACGACGGCGGAAGGGACGACCGGACCGTACGAGCGGCGGCGCGAGCGGGCCGCGCGGCGGCTCGACGCGGTCGACGCCGCGGGGCTGGTGGCGTTCCCGAGCCGGAACCTCCAGTACCTCACCGGCTTCGCCGAGGAGCCGGGCGAGCGGCACTTCTTCCTCGTGGTTCCGGCGGCGAGCGCCGCGGACCCGAGCCCGGCGCTGCTCGTGCCGGCGCTGTACGAGACGCAGGTCCGGGAGGCGACGGACGTCGCCGAGGTCCGGACGTGGAGCGACGGCGACGACCCGGTCGCGGCGACCCGCGACCTGCTCGCCGACCGGGGGCTCGACGGCGGGCGGCTCCTCGTCGACGACACGATGTGGGCGCGGTTCTCGCAGGACCTCCGCGCGGCGGCCCCCGGCGCGACGTGGGGGCTGGCGAGCGAGGCGCTCGCGGACCTCCGGGTCAGGAAGGACGAGGCCGAACTGGCGGCGCTGCGCGAGGCAGCGGCGGTCGCAGACGCCGTCGTCGAGGACCTCCGCGAACTGGGCGCGGACGCGGTCGGGATGACCGAAGCCGAACTCGCCGACCGGATCGCGGACCGGCTGGCCGCACGCGGGGGGCGCGGGGTCAGCTTCGAGACGGTCGTCGCGGCCGGCGAGAACGGCGCGAAGCCGCACCACGGCCACGGCGACCGCGAGGTCCGGGCGGGCGAGCCGGTCGTCCTCGACTTCGGGACGCGCGTCGACGGCTACCCCTCCGACCAGACCCGAACGCTCGTCTTCGGCGGGGAGCCGCCCGAGGAGTACCGGGAGGTCCACGAGGTCGTGCGCGAGGCGCAGGCCGCCGGGGTCGAGGCGGTCGAACCCGGCGTTCCCGCGTCCGCCGTCGACCGCGCCGCACGCGAGGTGATCGAGGCGGCGGGGTACGGCGACGCGTTCGTTCACCGGACCGGCCACGGGGTGGGGCTGGAGGTCCACGAGGAGCCGTACCTCGTCGCCGGCAACGACCGCCGGCTGGAGCCGGGGATGGTGTGCTCCGTCGAGCCGGGGATCTACCTCGACGGGCGGTTCGGCTGCCGGATCGAGGACCTCGTCGTCGTCACGGAGGACGGCTGCGAGCGGCTGAACCGGACCGACCGCGGCTGGGAGACGGGCGGCGAGAGCGGCGGCTCGTCGGCGCGGTGACGAGCGAGGCCGCGAGGGAGGCCGCAACGGGAGAGCGAGACGTGAGAACGAAACGCGAGAACGCGACGCGAAAGCGCGGAGACCGGCGTGCCGAGCGTCGGCACGCGGATTCGGGAGTCGTGTGCCTGCGCCCCCAAGCGGGGATTACCGCCGGATATTATAACAGTATTACCGTATTATTTCGGGTAGGTTCCCGCGGTCGTATCGGAGCCGCGGGCGCTCACGGAGCCGCGGGCGGCATCGAAACCATTAGTGTCGCCCGAGCGGAACCGCGACGCATGAGTGACACCGATGCGGACGAGGGTGACGACGAGGCCGAGGCGGAGCCGGCCGTCGAACTCGGCGAGGGACCGGACGTTGCCGGCGAGCCGGTCGCCCGCGTCGCGTCGCGGCTCACCTGGCCCGCGACGCGCAGCGACGTCCGGGAACAGGAGGGCGACGCCGAGATCCGGACGCCCGACGGCCCCCGCGGGCTCGACGACGTGCTCGCCGACAGCGAGGTCCCGCTGTTCGAGAGCCGGAGCGAGTTCGTCCGGGCGGTGGAGGACGTCGTCGGTCGCAGTCCGGTCGCGACCGAGTAGGTCGAGCGCGTCGCCCCGCCGCGGACTTTTTACTCGGGCGACACGGAGTCGAAGCATGGCGATTCCGTTCGATCCGCACGAGCTGGACCCCGAGGAGTACGGCGAGACCAAGACGACGCTCCAAA
This genomic stretch from Halorubrum hochsteinianum harbors:
- the ahaH gene encoding ATP synthase archaeal subunit H yields the protein MARPEVLNSIKEAEREADEIIADAESDAEERLAEARNRADEIRAEAEEEADSEAQERLETAREEIEERREEILESGRSDRDELEREARDRVESAVDYAVERFEAAVHEEAEEAVDAQA
- a CDS encoding P-loop NTPase produces the protein MATVYAVASAKGGVGKTTTTAALATILAESGADVVAIDADLGMANLASAVGVTPGETTVHDVLAGEAEPAAAVREGPSGLRVVPGATHLDAYAAADPSGLRQVVEAFDDADFVFVDAGAGLSHDSTLPLAIADETLLVSTPERSALGDTEKTRQLTERLGGTVAGAAITRVTDDTDEVVTALLDAPVLGRIPDDEAVGRAAAANRPLSAVAADAPATRAYRDLARALTGVDVAGAGLDGPAAEAASGARSGDGVDDGDGSGIDGESGDGDGSDDDEERAVEDETADETDATDGDADDDGPVTDDAVIVDDEPEPAAGDEGGEPSEGDEGTPAPDDDRPADEDDIIVADPDATGVTEPGDGDDIIVASEDEADADAVDDDVTDAGDAEAAGAGHAEAAEAESADADPTNAESADVEPTDADEATDTGRDEDDAESVTEDRGSVGDEDAETGADAGTETGEDDDSDAIPDADETARATAAERTESDDDIEDELAGSIPFRDDDTGTMNTVLSEEAEGGDDPDGSADDDGDGTTADDDEDDGDGEDGGFFSRLLGR
- a CDS encoding DUF5789 family protein translates to MSDTDADEGDDEAEAEPAVELGEGPDVAGEPVARVASRLTWPATRSDVREQEGDAEIRTPDGPRGLDDVLADSEVPLFESRSEFVRAVEDVVGRSPVATE
- a CDS encoding transcriptional regulator, which translates into the protein MSRTALIGNVTAMLEDAGFLVSDRCAVRPKSFDVAARRDEDLLLLKILGNVDALDAETGAEMRRLGEYLRGTPMVIGVRTRDEELKPGVVYFRHGVPVINPDTAYDLFVEGMPPLIYAAPGGLYVSLDGDLLADEREERGWSLGRLATELGVSRRTVSKYEDGMNASIEVAIQLEELFDQPFSSPVDVLEGADDVRDAEPTPSAPEADPDDEHVLHVLTSAGFTVHPTARAPFKAVSEDDDSPETRVLTGHSAFTAAAEKRARIMSSIGEVAQTRSVYFTEEDEKRESVDGTALVSCEELADVTDPEEIRELIRDRARAPSEA
- a CDS encoding tRNA(Ile)(2)-agmatinylcytidine synthase, which codes for MPIVAVDDTDSRERGMCTTYVATRIAERLAAAGGRVRRRLLVRLNPAVKHKTRGNAAVALHVTGVEAERAAAVAVEAVDEFAAASDPRTSPGVVVADRGVAGDPFGPTGSPIPDAVAEFARRALRERLSVAEAVELADEHDFRHAAVGSAGGAGEGESVAGRGRVGALAAVGAPAAFDDWTVERISYRELDRCGTPRDVDVESVFAAAEEGYPTVWDTVDRETGAAVCVPNAPGPILHGIRGDDADACRAVAAAIDGEAVDRAATFLTNQGTDAHLAPGRIGDLRDGAGYRVAGVVAGAPETRRGGHVHVAVADDRGGGDRGREGDGADTDALRAVAFAPTGRFRDRVRSLRPGDRVTLCGEHEVRADADGPASTLKLEKFAVRDLVRTEPAVPTCPDCGRSMSSAGRDQGYRCRDCGTRAAGKVETPVDRDLDPGWYEVPPSARRHVAKPLVRGGFDAPTHPER
- a CDS encoding glyoxalase/bleomycin resistance/dioxygenase family protein → MTGIVFHATERRDAVVEFYRDRLTATVRLEQPDCTILEFDGFLFGFCERAEADDCGILTFVYPDRDGVDAARDRLGDAVVEEPRENETYDIYQCFARDPEGRTVECQAFLDDAVDIE
- a CDS encoding DUF7543 family protein, with the translated sequence MSWSLEREDGTVTEWERSDGYATVRLRERADGGFVVRLDVMEQAADESAYERERFDDAEAAAERAAAWRDAHDLDE
- a CDS encoding aminopeptidase P family protein, yielding MTDDAHAGGSTAGETTAEGTTGPYERRRERAARRLDAVDAAGLVAFPSRNLQYLTGFAEEPGERHFFLVVPAASAADPSPALLVPALYETQVREATDVAEVRTWSDGDDPVAATRDLLADRGLDGGRLLVDDTMWARFSQDLRAAAPGATWGLASEALADLRVRKDEAELAALREAAAVADAVVEDLRELGADAVGMTEAELADRIADRLAARGGRGVSFETVVAAGENGAKPHHGHGDREVRAGEPVVLDFGTRVDGYPSDQTRTLVFGGEPPEEYREVHEVVREAQAAGVEAVEPGVPASAVDRAAREVIEAAGYGDAFVHRTGHGVGLEVHEEPYLVAGNDRRLEPGMVCSVEPGIYLDGRFGCRIEDLVVVTEDGCERLNRTDRGWETGGESGGSSAR